One stretch of Glycine soja cultivar W05 chromosome 7, ASM419377v2, whole genome shotgun sequence DNA includes these proteins:
- the LOC114420260 gene encoding snRNA-activating protein complex subunit isoform X1 encodes MERSIPEAAECDLSIPIPRGGPIYVPNMVGPSTRVPHFQTCLLSELRNLEAELSEDFSHLDISVDDLKIFTEDDLMDMALKEVFQGRENDENHPPLLDQPNASRFGEKKSNRKRKGTNDSVLELGLSSWCYMSADHQSDCIEKVEQVVRIKQKQEEDKASVKLHSFDRRINEAVHKSTRTERMRTLRSTSSTRKVNTASLQEHLPVLYPEVVLSVEVYHNVRKGTKIQELLVLGGQTLTALRDKIFCSTDQVMHKAGQHDPSGYFLIEDVFCPDLRDPSAIDLTRPILDWLRDSKEEAQKKWEYIITGELQKKQKAIMGEKSASQLPHFRSIEMHKIRFCDLSFQLGAGYLYCHQGDCTHTLVIRDMRLIHPEDVHNRAVYPIITFQLKLRFQKCNVCKIFRATKVTVDDKWTPENPCYFCDECFSLLHQADDGTLLYTDFVEYDYNHD; translated from the exons ATGGAACGTTCAATTCCAGAGGCTGCAGAATGTGATCTCTCCATTCCAATTCCAAGGGGTGGACCCATTTACGTTCCTAACATGGTCGGCCCCTCCACTAGGGTTCCTCACTTTCAGACTTGTCTTCTTTCTGAACTTCGG AATCTCGAGGCTGAATTGTCTGAAGATTTTTCTCACCTTGATATCTC GGTGGATGACCTTAAAATATTTACAGAGGATGACTTAATGGATATGGCTCTCAAAGAAGTATTTCAA GGTAGGGAGAACGATGAAAATCATCCTCCGCTTCTGGACCAACCCAATGCGAG CAGGTTCGGTGAGAAGAAATCAAATAGAAAGAGGAAGGGAACAAATGATTCTGTTCTTGAA CTTGGCCTCAGTAGCTGGTGTTACATGTCAGCTGATCATCAA AGTGATTGTATAGAAAAGGTGGAACAAGTGGTGAGAATCAAACAGAAGCAAGAAGAAGACAAAGCATCAGTCAAACTTCATTCATTTGA TCGCAGGATCAATGAAGCTGTCCATAAATCAACTAGAACAGAAAGGATGAGGACCCTTAGGTCTACAAGTTCTACCAGAAAG GTCAACACTGCCAGCCTTCAGGAACACTTACCTGTGCTGTATCCAGAAGTTGTTCTATCTGTAGAGGTTTACCATAATGTTCGAAAGGGTACCAAG ATCCAAGAGTTGTTAGTTCTTGGAGGTCAGACCTTAACTGCTCTGAGGGACAAGATTTTTTGCTCAACGGACCAGGTGATGCACAAAGCTGGGCAGCATGATCCTTCTGGTTATTTTCTCATCGAA GATGTATTCTGTCCCGATTTGAGGGATCCGTCTGCTATTGATCTCACAAGACCTATACTGGATTGGCTCAGAGACTCCAAGGAGGAGGCCCAAAAGAAATGGGAATATATTATAACTGGGGAACTGCAGAAGAAACAAAAGGCAATCATGGGTGAGAAATCTGCATCACAATTGCCTCATTTTAGATCCATTGAGATGCATAAGATACGTTTTTGTGACTTAAGCTTTCAACTTGGTGCTGGATACCTCTATTGTCATCAG GGTGACTGCACCCATACCTTAGTGATACGAGATATGAGGTTAATTCACCCTGAAGACGTTCATAATCGAGCTGTTTATCCAATAATCACGTTTCAGTTGAAGTTGCGTTTTCAGAAATGCAATGTTTGCAAAATATTCAGAGCTACAAAGGTCACGGTGGATGACAAATGGACACCAGAAAACCCTTGTTATTTCTGTGATGAATGTTTTTCCCTACTTCACCAAGCAGATGATGGCACTCTATTATATACTGACTTTGTAGAGTATGATTACAACCATGATTAA
- the LOC114420260 gene encoding snRNA-activating protein complex subunit isoform X4 produces MERSIPEAAECDLSIPIPRGGPIYVPNMVGPSTRVPHFQTCLLSELRNLEAELSEDFSHLDISVDDLKIFTEDDLMDMALKEGRENDENHPPLLDQPNARFGEKKSNRKRKGTNDSVLELGLSSWCYMSADHQSDCIEKVEQVVRIKQKQEEDKASVKLHSFDRRINEAVHKSTRTERMRTLRSTSSTRKVNTASLQEHLPVLYPEVVLSVEVYHNVRKGTKIQELLVLGGQTLTALRDKIFCSTDQVMHKAGQHDPSGYFLIEDVFCPDLRDPSAIDLTRPILDWLRDSKEEAQKKWEYIITGELQKKQKAIMGEKSASQLPHFRSIEMHKIRFCDLSFQLGAGYLYCHQGDCTHTLVIRDMRLIHPEDVHNRAVYPIITFQLKLRFQKCNVCKIFRATKVTVDDKWTPENPCYFCDECFSLLHQADDGTLLYTDFVEYDYNHD; encoded by the exons ATGGAACGTTCAATTCCAGAGGCTGCAGAATGTGATCTCTCCATTCCAATTCCAAGGGGTGGACCCATTTACGTTCCTAACATGGTCGGCCCCTCCACTAGGGTTCCTCACTTTCAGACTTGTCTTCTTTCTGAACTTCGG AATCTCGAGGCTGAATTGTCTGAAGATTTTTCTCACCTTGATATCTC GGTGGATGACCTTAAAATATTTACAGAGGATGACTTAATGGATATGGCTCTCAAAGAA GGTAGGGAGAACGATGAAAATCATCCTCCGCTTCTGGACCAACCCAATGCGAG GTTCGGTGAGAAGAAATCAAATAGAAAGAGGAAGGGAACAAATGATTCTGTTCTTGAA CTTGGCCTCAGTAGCTGGTGTTACATGTCAGCTGATCATCAA AGTGATTGTATAGAAAAGGTGGAACAAGTGGTGAGAATCAAACAGAAGCAAGAAGAAGACAAAGCATCAGTCAAACTTCATTCATTTGA TCGCAGGATCAATGAAGCTGTCCATAAATCAACTAGAACAGAAAGGATGAGGACCCTTAGGTCTACAAGTTCTACCAGAAAG GTCAACACTGCCAGCCTTCAGGAACACTTACCTGTGCTGTATCCAGAAGTTGTTCTATCTGTAGAGGTTTACCATAATGTTCGAAAGGGTACCAAG ATCCAAGAGTTGTTAGTTCTTGGAGGTCAGACCTTAACTGCTCTGAGGGACAAGATTTTTTGCTCAACGGACCAGGTGATGCACAAAGCTGGGCAGCATGATCCTTCTGGTTATTTTCTCATCGAA GATGTATTCTGTCCCGATTTGAGGGATCCGTCTGCTATTGATCTCACAAGACCTATACTGGATTGGCTCAGAGACTCCAAGGAGGAGGCCCAAAAGAAATGGGAATATATTATAACTGGGGAACTGCAGAAGAAACAAAAGGCAATCATGGGTGAGAAATCTGCATCACAATTGCCTCATTTTAGATCCATTGAGATGCATAAGATACGTTTTTGTGACTTAAGCTTTCAACTTGGTGCTGGATACCTCTATTGTCATCAG GGTGACTGCACCCATACCTTAGTGATACGAGATATGAGGTTAATTCACCCTGAAGACGTTCATAATCGAGCTGTTTATCCAATAATCACGTTTCAGTTGAAGTTGCGTTTTCAGAAATGCAATGTTTGCAAAATATTCAGAGCTACAAAGGTCACGGTGGATGACAAATGGACACCAGAAAACCCTTGTTATTTCTGTGATGAATGTTTTTCCCTACTTCACCAAGCAGATGATGGCACTCTATTATATACTGACTTTGTAGAGTATGATTACAACCATGATTAA
- the LOC114420260 gene encoding snRNA-activating protein complex subunit isoform X7: protein MERSIPEAAECDLSIPIPRGGPIYVPNMVGPSTRVPHFQTCLLSELRNLEAELSEDFSHLDISVDDLKIFTEDDLMDMALKEGRENDENHPPLLDQPNASRFGEKKSNRKRKGTNDSVLESDCIEKVEQVVRIKQKQEEDKASVKLHSFDRRINEAVHKSTRTERMRTLRSTSSTRKVNTASLQEHLPVLYPEVVLSVEVYHNVRKGTKIQELLVLGGQTLTALRDKIFCSTDQVMHKAGQHDPSGYFLIEDVFCPDLRDPSAIDLTRPILDWLRDSKEEAQKKWEYIITGELQKKQKAIMGEKSASQLPHFRSIEMHKIRFCDLSFQLGAGYLYCHQGDCTHTLVIRDMRLIHPEDVHNRAVYPIITFQLKLRFQKCNVCKIFRATKVTVDDKWTPENPCYFCDECFSLLHQADDGTLLYTDFVEYDYNHD from the exons ATGGAACGTTCAATTCCAGAGGCTGCAGAATGTGATCTCTCCATTCCAATTCCAAGGGGTGGACCCATTTACGTTCCTAACATGGTCGGCCCCTCCACTAGGGTTCCTCACTTTCAGACTTGTCTTCTTTCTGAACTTCGG AATCTCGAGGCTGAATTGTCTGAAGATTTTTCTCACCTTGATATCTC GGTGGATGACCTTAAAATATTTACAGAGGATGACTTAATGGATATGGCTCTCAAAGAA GGTAGGGAGAACGATGAAAATCATCCTCCGCTTCTGGACCAACCCAATGCGAG CAGGTTCGGTGAGAAGAAATCAAATAGAAAGAGGAAGGGAACAAATGATTCTGTTCTTGAA AGTGATTGTATAGAAAAGGTGGAACAAGTGGTGAGAATCAAACAGAAGCAAGAAGAAGACAAAGCATCAGTCAAACTTCATTCATTTGA TCGCAGGATCAATGAAGCTGTCCATAAATCAACTAGAACAGAAAGGATGAGGACCCTTAGGTCTACAAGTTCTACCAGAAAG GTCAACACTGCCAGCCTTCAGGAACACTTACCTGTGCTGTATCCAGAAGTTGTTCTATCTGTAGAGGTTTACCATAATGTTCGAAAGGGTACCAAG ATCCAAGAGTTGTTAGTTCTTGGAGGTCAGACCTTAACTGCTCTGAGGGACAAGATTTTTTGCTCAACGGACCAGGTGATGCACAAAGCTGGGCAGCATGATCCTTCTGGTTATTTTCTCATCGAA GATGTATTCTGTCCCGATTTGAGGGATCCGTCTGCTATTGATCTCACAAGACCTATACTGGATTGGCTCAGAGACTCCAAGGAGGAGGCCCAAAAGAAATGGGAATATATTATAACTGGGGAACTGCAGAAGAAACAAAAGGCAATCATGGGTGAGAAATCTGCATCACAATTGCCTCATTTTAGATCCATTGAGATGCATAAGATACGTTTTTGTGACTTAAGCTTTCAACTTGGTGCTGGATACCTCTATTGTCATCAG GGTGACTGCACCCATACCTTAGTGATACGAGATATGAGGTTAATTCACCCTGAAGACGTTCATAATCGAGCTGTTTATCCAATAATCACGTTTCAGTTGAAGTTGCGTTTTCAGAAATGCAATGTTTGCAAAATATTCAGAGCTACAAAGGTCACGGTGGATGACAAATGGACACCAGAAAACCCTTGTTATTTCTGTGATGAATGTTTTTCCCTACTTCACCAAGCAGATGATGGCACTCTATTATATACTGACTTTGTAGAGTATGATTACAACCATGATTAA
- the LOC114420260 gene encoding snRNA-activating protein complex subunit isoform X3: MERSIPEAAECDLSIPIPRGGPIYVPNMVGPSTRVPHFQTCLLSELRNLEAELSEDFSHLDISVDDLKIFTEDDLMDMALKEGRENDENHPPLLDQPNASRFGEKKSNRKRKGTNDSVLELGLSSWCYMSADHQSDCIEKVEQVVRIKQKQEEDKASVKLHSFDRRINEAVHKSTRTERMRTLRSTSSTRKVNTASLQEHLPVLYPEVVLSVEVYHNVRKGTKIQELLVLGGQTLTALRDKIFCSTDQVMHKAGQHDPSGYFLIEDVFCPDLRDPSAIDLTRPILDWLRDSKEEAQKKWEYIITGELQKKQKAIMGEKSASQLPHFRSIEMHKIRFCDLSFQLGAGYLYCHQGDCTHTLVIRDMRLIHPEDVHNRAVYPIITFQLKLRFQKCNVCKIFRATKVTVDDKWTPENPCYFCDECFSLLHQADDGTLLYTDFVEYDYNHD, translated from the exons ATGGAACGTTCAATTCCAGAGGCTGCAGAATGTGATCTCTCCATTCCAATTCCAAGGGGTGGACCCATTTACGTTCCTAACATGGTCGGCCCCTCCACTAGGGTTCCTCACTTTCAGACTTGTCTTCTTTCTGAACTTCGG AATCTCGAGGCTGAATTGTCTGAAGATTTTTCTCACCTTGATATCTC GGTGGATGACCTTAAAATATTTACAGAGGATGACTTAATGGATATGGCTCTCAAAGAA GGTAGGGAGAACGATGAAAATCATCCTCCGCTTCTGGACCAACCCAATGCGAG CAGGTTCGGTGAGAAGAAATCAAATAGAAAGAGGAAGGGAACAAATGATTCTGTTCTTGAA CTTGGCCTCAGTAGCTGGTGTTACATGTCAGCTGATCATCAA AGTGATTGTATAGAAAAGGTGGAACAAGTGGTGAGAATCAAACAGAAGCAAGAAGAAGACAAAGCATCAGTCAAACTTCATTCATTTGA TCGCAGGATCAATGAAGCTGTCCATAAATCAACTAGAACAGAAAGGATGAGGACCCTTAGGTCTACAAGTTCTACCAGAAAG GTCAACACTGCCAGCCTTCAGGAACACTTACCTGTGCTGTATCCAGAAGTTGTTCTATCTGTAGAGGTTTACCATAATGTTCGAAAGGGTACCAAG ATCCAAGAGTTGTTAGTTCTTGGAGGTCAGACCTTAACTGCTCTGAGGGACAAGATTTTTTGCTCAACGGACCAGGTGATGCACAAAGCTGGGCAGCATGATCCTTCTGGTTATTTTCTCATCGAA GATGTATTCTGTCCCGATTTGAGGGATCCGTCTGCTATTGATCTCACAAGACCTATACTGGATTGGCTCAGAGACTCCAAGGAGGAGGCCCAAAAGAAATGGGAATATATTATAACTGGGGAACTGCAGAAGAAACAAAAGGCAATCATGGGTGAGAAATCTGCATCACAATTGCCTCATTTTAGATCCATTGAGATGCATAAGATACGTTTTTGTGACTTAAGCTTTCAACTTGGTGCTGGATACCTCTATTGTCATCAG GGTGACTGCACCCATACCTTAGTGATACGAGATATGAGGTTAATTCACCCTGAAGACGTTCATAATCGAGCTGTTTATCCAATAATCACGTTTCAGTTGAAGTTGCGTTTTCAGAAATGCAATGTTTGCAAAATATTCAGAGCTACAAAGGTCACGGTGGATGACAAATGGACACCAGAAAACCCTTGTTATTTCTGTGATGAATGTTTTTCCCTACTTCACCAAGCAGATGATGGCACTCTATTATATACTGACTTTGTAGAGTATGATTACAACCATGATTAA
- the LOC114420260 gene encoding snRNA-activating protein complex subunit isoform X2: MERSIPEAAECDLSIPIPRGGPIYVPNMVGPSTRVPHFQTCLLSELRNLEAELSEDFSHLDISVDDLKIFTEDDLMDMALKEVFQGRENDENHPPLLDQPNARFGEKKSNRKRKGTNDSVLELGLSSWCYMSADHQSDCIEKVEQVVRIKQKQEEDKASVKLHSFDRRINEAVHKSTRTERMRTLRSTSSTRKVNTASLQEHLPVLYPEVVLSVEVYHNVRKGTKIQELLVLGGQTLTALRDKIFCSTDQVMHKAGQHDPSGYFLIEDVFCPDLRDPSAIDLTRPILDWLRDSKEEAQKKWEYIITGELQKKQKAIMGEKSASQLPHFRSIEMHKIRFCDLSFQLGAGYLYCHQGDCTHTLVIRDMRLIHPEDVHNRAVYPIITFQLKLRFQKCNVCKIFRATKVTVDDKWTPENPCYFCDECFSLLHQADDGTLLYTDFVEYDYNHD, translated from the exons ATGGAACGTTCAATTCCAGAGGCTGCAGAATGTGATCTCTCCATTCCAATTCCAAGGGGTGGACCCATTTACGTTCCTAACATGGTCGGCCCCTCCACTAGGGTTCCTCACTTTCAGACTTGTCTTCTTTCTGAACTTCGG AATCTCGAGGCTGAATTGTCTGAAGATTTTTCTCACCTTGATATCTC GGTGGATGACCTTAAAATATTTACAGAGGATGACTTAATGGATATGGCTCTCAAAGAAGTATTTCAA GGTAGGGAGAACGATGAAAATCATCCTCCGCTTCTGGACCAACCCAATGCGAG GTTCGGTGAGAAGAAATCAAATAGAAAGAGGAAGGGAACAAATGATTCTGTTCTTGAA CTTGGCCTCAGTAGCTGGTGTTACATGTCAGCTGATCATCAA AGTGATTGTATAGAAAAGGTGGAACAAGTGGTGAGAATCAAACAGAAGCAAGAAGAAGACAAAGCATCAGTCAAACTTCATTCATTTGA TCGCAGGATCAATGAAGCTGTCCATAAATCAACTAGAACAGAAAGGATGAGGACCCTTAGGTCTACAAGTTCTACCAGAAAG GTCAACACTGCCAGCCTTCAGGAACACTTACCTGTGCTGTATCCAGAAGTTGTTCTATCTGTAGAGGTTTACCATAATGTTCGAAAGGGTACCAAG ATCCAAGAGTTGTTAGTTCTTGGAGGTCAGACCTTAACTGCTCTGAGGGACAAGATTTTTTGCTCAACGGACCAGGTGATGCACAAAGCTGGGCAGCATGATCCTTCTGGTTATTTTCTCATCGAA GATGTATTCTGTCCCGATTTGAGGGATCCGTCTGCTATTGATCTCACAAGACCTATACTGGATTGGCTCAGAGACTCCAAGGAGGAGGCCCAAAAGAAATGGGAATATATTATAACTGGGGAACTGCAGAAGAAACAAAAGGCAATCATGGGTGAGAAATCTGCATCACAATTGCCTCATTTTAGATCCATTGAGATGCATAAGATACGTTTTTGTGACTTAAGCTTTCAACTTGGTGCTGGATACCTCTATTGTCATCAG GGTGACTGCACCCATACCTTAGTGATACGAGATATGAGGTTAATTCACCCTGAAGACGTTCATAATCGAGCTGTTTATCCAATAATCACGTTTCAGTTGAAGTTGCGTTTTCAGAAATGCAATGTTTGCAAAATATTCAGAGCTACAAAGGTCACGGTGGATGACAAATGGACACCAGAAAACCCTTGTTATTTCTGTGATGAATGTTTTTCCCTACTTCACCAAGCAGATGATGGCACTCTATTATATACTGACTTTGTAGAGTATGATTACAACCATGATTAA
- the LOC114420260 gene encoding snRNA-activating protein complex subunit isoform X6: MERSIPEAAECDLSIPIPRGGPIYVPNMVGPSTRVPHFQTCLLSELRNLEAELSEDFSHLDISVDDLKIFTEDDLMDMALKEVFQGRENDENHPPLLDQPNARFGEKKSNRKRKGTNDSVLESDCIEKVEQVVRIKQKQEEDKASVKLHSFDRRINEAVHKSTRTERMRTLRSTSSTRKVNTASLQEHLPVLYPEVVLSVEVYHNVRKGTKIQELLVLGGQTLTALRDKIFCSTDQVMHKAGQHDPSGYFLIEDVFCPDLRDPSAIDLTRPILDWLRDSKEEAQKKWEYIITGELQKKQKAIMGEKSASQLPHFRSIEMHKIRFCDLSFQLGAGYLYCHQGDCTHTLVIRDMRLIHPEDVHNRAVYPIITFQLKLRFQKCNVCKIFRATKVTVDDKWTPENPCYFCDECFSLLHQADDGTLLYTDFVEYDYNHD; encoded by the exons ATGGAACGTTCAATTCCAGAGGCTGCAGAATGTGATCTCTCCATTCCAATTCCAAGGGGTGGACCCATTTACGTTCCTAACATGGTCGGCCCCTCCACTAGGGTTCCTCACTTTCAGACTTGTCTTCTTTCTGAACTTCGG AATCTCGAGGCTGAATTGTCTGAAGATTTTTCTCACCTTGATATCTC GGTGGATGACCTTAAAATATTTACAGAGGATGACTTAATGGATATGGCTCTCAAAGAAGTATTTCAA GGTAGGGAGAACGATGAAAATCATCCTCCGCTTCTGGACCAACCCAATGCGAG GTTCGGTGAGAAGAAATCAAATAGAAAGAGGAAGGGAACAAATGATTCTGTTCTTGAA AGTGATTGTATAGAAAAGGTGGAACAAGTGGTGAGAATCAAACAGAAGCAAGAAGAAGACAAAGCATCAGTCAAACTTCATTCATTTGA TCGCAGGATCAATGAAGCTGTCCATAAATCAACTAGAACAGAAAGGATGAGGACCCTTAGGTCTACAAGTTCTACCAGAAAG GTCAACACTGCCAGCCTTCAGGAACACTTACCTGTGCTGTATCCAGAAGTTGTTCTATCTGTAGAGGTTTACCATAATGTTCGAAAGGGTACCAAG ATCCAAGAGTTGTTAGTTCTTGGAGGTCAGACCTTAACTGCTCTGAGGGACAAGATTTTTTGCTCAACGGACCAGGTGATGCACAAAGCTGGGCAGCATGATCCTTCTGGTTATTTTCTCATCGAA GATGTATTCTGTCCCGATTTGAGGGATCCGTCTGCTATTGATCTCACAAGACCTATACTGGATTGGCTCAGAGACTCCAAGGAGGAGGCCCAAAAGAAATGGGAATATATTATAACTGGGGAACTGCAGAAGAAACAAAAGGCAATCATGGGTGAGAAATCTGCATCACAATTGCCTCATTTTAGATCCATTGAGATGCATAAGATACGTTTTTGTGACTTAAGCTTTCAACTTGGTGCTGGATACCTCTATTGTCATCAG GGTGACTGCACCCATACCTTAGTGATACGAGATATGAGGTTAATTCACCCTGAAGACGTTCATAATCGAGCTGTTTATCCAATAATCACGTTTCAGTTGAAGTTGCGTTTTCAGAAATGCAATGTTTGCAAAATATTCAGAGCTACAAAGGTCACGGTGGATGACAAATGGACACCAGAAAACCCTTGTTATTTCTGTGATGAATGTTTTTCCCTACTTCACCAAGCAGATGATGGCACTCTATTATATACTGACTTTGTAGAGTATGATTACAACCATGATTAA
- the LOC114420260 gene encoding snRNA-activating protein complex subunit isoform X5, whose protein sequence is MERSIPEAAECDLSIPIPRGGPIYVPNMVGPSTRVPHFQTCLLSELRNLEAELSEDFSHLDISVDDLKIFTEDDLMDMALKEVFQGRENDENHPPLLDQPNASRFGEKKSNRKRKGTNDSVLESDCIEKVEQVVRIKQKQEEDKASVKLHSFDRRINEAVHKSTRTERMRTLRSTSSTRKVNTASLQEHLPVLYPEVVLSVEVYHNVRKGTKIQELLVLGGQTLTALRDKIFCSTDQVMHKAGQHDPSGYFLIEDVFCPDLRDPSAIDLTRPILDWLRDSKEEAQKKWEYIITGELQKKQKAIMGEKSASQLPHFRSIEMHKIRFCDLSFQLGAGYLYCHQGDCTHTLVIRDMRLIHPEDVHNRAVYPIITFQLKLRFQKCNVCKIFRATKVTVDDKWTPENPCYFCDECFSLLHQADDGTLLYTDFVEYDYNHD, encoded by the exons ATGGAACGTTCAATTCCAGAGGCTGCAGAATGTGATCTCTCCATTCCAATTCCAAGGGGTGGACCCATTTACGTTCCTAACATGGTCGGCCCCTCCACTAGGGTTCCTCACTTTCAGACTTGTCTTCTTTCTGAACTTCGG AATCTCGAGGCTGAATTGTCTGAAGATTTTTCTCACCTTGATATCTC GGTGGATGACCTTAAAATATTTACAGAGGATGACTTAATGGATATGGCTCTCAAAGAAGTATTTCAA GGTAGGGAGAACGATGAAAATCATCCTCCGCTTCTGGACCAACCCAATGCGAG CAGGTTCGGTGAGAAGAAATCAAATAGAAAGAGGAAGGGAACAAATGATTCTGTTCTTGAA AGTGATTGTATAGAAAAGGTGGAACAAGTGGTGAGAATCAAACAGAAGCAAGAAGAAGACAAAGCATCAGTCAAACTTCATTCATTTGA TCGCAGGATCAATGAAGCTGTCCATAAATCAACTAGAACAGAAAGGATGAGGACCCTTAGGTCTACAAGTTCTACCAGAAAG GTCAACACTGCCAGCCTTCAGGAACACTTACCTGTGCTGTATCCAGAAGTTGTTCTATCTGTAGAGGTTTACCATAATGTTCGAAAGGGTACCAAG ATCCAAGAGTTGTTAGTTCTTGGAGGTCAGACCTTAACTGCTCTGAGGGACAAGATTTTTTGCTCAACGGACCAGGTGATGCACAAAGCTGGGCAGCATGATCCTTCTGGTTATTTTCTCATCGAA GATGTATTCTGTCCCGATTTGAGGGATCCGTCTGCTATTGATCTCACAAGACCTATACTGGATTGGCTCAGAGACTCCAAGGAGGAGGCCCAAAAGAAATGGGAATATATTATAACTGGGGAACTGCAGAAGAAACAAAAGGCAATCATGGGTGAGAAATCTGCATCACAATTGCCTCATTTTAGATCCATTGAGATGCATAAGATACGTTTTTGTGACTTAAGCTTTCAACTTGGTGCTGGATACCTCTATTGTCATCAG GGTGACTGCACCCATACCTTAGTGATACGAGATATGAGGTTAATTCACCCTGAAGACGTTCATAATCGAGCTGTTTATCCAATAATCACGTTTCAGTTGAAGTTGCGTTTTCAGAAATGCAATGTTTGCAAAATATTCAGAGCTACAAAGGTCACGGTGGATGACAAATGGACACCAGAAAACCCTTGTTATTTCTGTGATGAATGTTTTTCCCTACTTCACCAAGCAGATGATGGCACTCTATTATATACTGACTTTGTAGAGTATGATTACAACCATGATTAA